From Girardinichthys multiradiatus isolate DD_20200921_A chromosome 3, DD_fGirMul_XY1, whole genome shotgun sequence, the proteins below share one genomic window:
- the LOC124866163 gene encoding beta-2 adrenergic receptor, producing MIKTGSTMMLDRAEPAHCTVCCCTLANKILMVLFMVLLIFATLFGNLVTLAVVVGTKHFHTSQGYLKASLAVADLAVGIFVVPLSVYAEVHLMVAESAPEWTSHNSQLVNFHPCNIIGPIFAGCTFVSITTIFLLTIERSIAVLRPLHKYSFITRKRTTILIFLSWVGSFLLAVSPMVFSSEIALEYNSCSRMCNYALGTIGEFPSQAWNILLLFPAFDFTLLGSTVVINIISLSSIRQHSKHRKTLAETEIQTTSNPTFSDIKAAKTIGTLTVAFTASFTPIAVFVVGNVLGNKWCNFSFFAFWILATNSCWNVIIYSVRDQKFRLCAHKLLMPSQRQNTTKT from the coding sequence ATGATTAAAACCGGCTCGACTATGATGTTGGACCGAGCGGAACCAGCACACTGCACCGTGTGCTGCTGTACTCTGGCCAACAAAATCCTCATGGTGCTCTTCATGGTGCTGCTGATATTCGCCACCTTGTTTGGGAACTTAGTGACTCTGGCTGTGGTGGTGGGGACCAAGCACTTCCACACATCGCAGGGCTACCTCAAGGCGTCCCTCGCTGTTGCTGATTTGGCCGTGGGAATATTTGTGGTGCCTCTGTCCGTCTACGCTGAGGTCCATCTCATGGTGGCTGAGTCTGCACCAGAATGGACTTCACACAACTCGCAATTAGTGAACTTTCACCCATGCAACATCATCGGCCCAATCTTTGCAGGGTGCACCTTCGTCTCCATCACCACTATCTTTCTGTTGACAATTGAGCGGAGCATCGCAGTGCTTAGACCACTGCACAAGTACTCCTTCATTACCCGTAAAAGGACGACAATCCTCATCTTCCTGTCCTGGGTGGGGAGTTTCCTCCTGGCTGTGTCTCCAATGGTCTTCAGCAGTGAGATTGCCCTGGAGTATAACTCCTGCAGCAGGATGTGTAACTACGCTTTGGGAACCATCGGTGAGTTCCCCAGCCAGGCCTGGaacatcctcctcctctttcctgCATTTGACTTCACACTTctcggtagcactgttgtcaTCAACATAATTTCTCTGTCCAGCATCAGGCAGCACTCAAAGCACAGAAAAACCCTGGCAGAGACGGAAATCCAAACCACCAGTAATCCCACATTCTCGGACATTAAAGCAGCGAAGACCATCGGGACTCTGACAGTGGCATTCACGGCATCATTTACCCCCATTGCCGTCTTTGTGGTTGGGAACGTTTTGGGAAATAAATGGTGCAACTTCTCCTTTTTTGCTTTCTGGATTTTGGCGACAAACAGTTGCTGGAATGTCATTATTTATAGTGTGAGGGACCAAAAGTTCAGACTTTGTGCACATAAACTTCTCATGCCTTCCCAGagacaaaacacaacaaaaacctAA